From Woronichinia naegeliana WA131, the proteins below share one genomic window:
- a CDS encoding ISKra4 family transposase produces MSGMAGKEMKNDLLENHGRKVALSYIQRLSKAVGSVVQAKEEAWSYAPPKEDSQIATVGIGLDGTCMLMCEDGYREAMVGTVSLYDSEGERQHTIYLGAAPEYGKKSFLERLEKEIERAKNRYPEATLVGIADGAESNWKFLEKQTEEQILDFYHASGYLGALAEALHPNTVSKQKEWLSKNCRELKHEKGKAGELLNLMKEVKEEKSHSKNLTEKLQAAITYYENHQHQMDYAEYLEKKYPIGSGVTEAACKTLVKQRLCCSGMRWKEKGAGIILSLRALVLTKERWSQFWAKLDQYGFPVEP; encoded by the coding sequence ATGTCAGGGATGGCAGGCAAAGAGATGAAAAATGATTTATTAGAAAATCATGGTAGAAAAGTAGCGCTATCCTATATCCAAAGATTGAGTAAAGCAGTAGGAAGTGTGGTACAGGCAAAAGAAGAAGCGTGGAGTTATGCCCCGCCCAAGGAGGATAGCCAAATTGCAACAGTGGGAATAGGATTAGATGGAACCTGTATGCTGATGTGTGAGGATGGCTACCGTGAAGCAATGGTGGGAACCGTTTCCCTATACGATAGTGAAGGCGAACGTCAACATACAATCTATCTAGGTGCGGCACCAGAGTATGGAAAAAAGAGTTTTCTAGAAAGATTAGAAAAAGAAATTGAGCGAGCGAAAAACCGTTATCCAGAGGCAACATTGGTCGGGATAGCAGACGGGGCAGAATCAAATTGGAAGTTTTTAGAAAAGCAAACGGAAGAACAGATATTAGATTTCTATCATGCCTCTGGTTACTTAGGTGCCTTGGCAGAAGCGTTGCATCCGAATACCGTGTCAAAACAAAAAGAATGGTTGAGTAAAAATTGTCGAGAACTCAAGCATGAAAAAGGAAAAGCAGGAGAACTGCTAAATCTGATGAAAGAAGTCAAAGAAGAAAAAAGTCATTCTAAGAATCTTACCGAGAAACTACAAGCGGCGATTACTTATTACGAGAATCATCAGCATCAAATGGATTATGCTGAATACTTAGAGAAAAAGTATCCGATTGGTTCAGGTGTTACGGAAGCAGCTTGTAAGACGTTGGTCAAACAACGATTATGTTGTTCAGGGATGCGATGGAAGGAAAAAGGAGCAGGAATTATTTTGAGCCTACGAGCTTTGGTATTAACGAAGGAACGATGGAGTCAATTTTGGGCAAAACTTGATCAATATGGGTTCCCTGTAGAACCCTGA
- a CDS encoding IS630 family transposase, translating to MLTLNFLDQKTKKELQKALKTEEHAVTRERILIMLLRNEGKTYDEISGLLGCCKRQVWYWCNNGNPKEIESLRDKRKKGNHRKVTEEYIEKLTEIIMKEPEEFGYEFGRWTVARLSTHMEKETGILLGNTQLRNILKKKRFVYIWAKYSLEDKQDEQKREEFRKKFEEYKKLLKEKPESIQIWFWDESGFSLRVIRRKHWTKKGKRKKVRGDRRKGRVNVMGGIRYTDKKRWVDLIPTGNSQNFKSVLLKFYKDIQREWIEQGNKKEDFEKNGPKIVIILDNASFHKKQEILDESTEEMPNIILEFLPPYSPDYNLMELVWHSAKEYIANKLFKSIEELESLIHKLLNEGGLTICWGRKIKNKGSSIIAS from the coding sequence ATGCTGACGTTAAACTTCTTAGACCAAAAGACCAAGAAAGAGCTACAAAAAGCCCTTAAAACGGAAGAGCACGCAGTTACAAGAGAGAGAATATTGATTATGTTACTGAGAAATGAAGGAAAAACGTATGATGAAATATCAGGATTATTAGGATGTTGCAAACGACAAGTATGGTACTGGTGTAATAATGGAAATCCGAAAGAGATAGAAAGCTTAAGAGACAAAAGAAAAAAAGGAAATCACAGGAAAGTAACAGAAGAATACATAGAGAAATTGACGGAGATAATAATGAAAGAGCCTGAAGAGTTTGGATATGAATTTGGACGTTGGACAGTAGCAAGACTATCAACTCATATGGAAAAAGAAACGGGTATATTGTTAGGAAATACACAACTTAGAAATATTCTTAAAAAAAAGAGATTTGTCTACATCTGGGCAAAATATAGTCTAGAAGATAAACAAGATGAGCAAAAAAGAGAGGAATTTAGAAAGAAATTTGAAGAGTACAAGAAGCTTTTGAAAGAAAAGCCAGAATCAATCCAGATATGGTTTTGGGATGAAAGTGGCTTCAGCTTAAGAGTAATACGGAGAAAACATTGGACAAAAAAAGGAAAGCGTAAAAAAGTGAGGGGAGATAGAAGAAAAGGAAGAGTCAATGTAATGGGTGGTATTAGATATACTGACAAAAAACGGTGGGTTGATTTGATTCCCACTGGTAACTCTCAGAACTTCAAGAGTGTATTATTAAAATTTTACAAAGACATACAAAGAGAATGGATAGAACAAGGAAATAAAAAAGAAGACTTTGAAAAGAATGGTCCGAAGATTGTGATTATTTTAGATAATGCGAGCTTCCACAAAAAGCAAGAAATTCTAGACGAGAGCACGGAAGAAATGCCAAACATTATTTTGGAGTTTTTACCCCCCTATAGTCCCGATTATAATTTAATGGAATTGGTATGGCATTCAGCCAAAGAATATATTGCAAATAAATTATTCAAATCAATTGAAGAATTAGAATCTCTCATCCATAAACTTCTTAATGAAGGTGGATTGACAATATGTTGGGGACGTAAAATCAAAAACAAGGGCTCAAGTATTATTGCAAGTTAA